From a single Gimesia fumaroli genomic region:
- a CDS encoding tetratricopeptide repeat protein translates to MNRLIAGMLLGFCVLNGCGNEAQPTSQKEVKPKQTAAIEQQDQQKASETATKNNAPSEAKAQVALNQAPLPEATVKKAEEFFDQGMKLLQQGKLLESTQAFTSAIKLNPRDPKYYFHRGSVWADLKQDANAIVDLTKSIDMSPKNAQYFYTRALFFMTRGGGQLAIQDFSRAIELNPKDHQAYNNRGLLFATSGKLKEARADFEQVLQIKPESIDAMNNLGFALMNLNEIDKAFEVLNQVIKLDPKYLNAYDNRGLAWLKQKEYAKAADDFTRAIELSPQKLKFYRQRMLAYEKLEDTKKAKADAEKIVWLQKLTLINERIAKAPKDTNAILERAQFYLESDMRESAMKDYAKIVELTQDTGHGYYIRGALYLEENKLDRCIQECSRAINIEPNPEAYSVRGDAFMKRGDVEHALRDFERAKRIDAIVAKAYLMRSKSFKKKGELKKAAKDFERAVAIDPSLGPAKLKKEKTAAKPIIRPID, encoded by the coding sequence ATGAATCGTCTGATAGCAGGGATGCTTCTCGGTTTCTGTGTGTTAAACGGATGCGGAAACGAAGCGCAACCAACTTCTCAGAAAGAAGTTAAGCCAAAGCAAACAGCAGCCATCGAACAACAGGACCAGCAGAAAGCGTCCGAAACGGCTACAAAAAATAATGCGCCATCGGAAGCAAAAGCACAGGTCGCTTTGAATCAGGCTCCCCTTCCTGAAGCGACTGTGAAAAAGGCAGAGGAATTCTTCGACCAGGGAATGAAACTGCTGCAGCAAGGCAAGCTACTGGAATCAACACAGGCGTTTACATCCGCTATTAAACTGAATCCACGAGATCCCAAATACTATTTCCACCGCGGCAGTGTCTGGGCCGATCTAAAGCAGGACGCGAATGCCATTGTAGATTTAACCAAATCCATTGATATGAGCCCTAAGAACGCGCAATATTTTTATACGCGCGCACTCTTTTTCATGACGCGAGGCGGCGGCCAACTGGCAATCCAGGACTTCTCCAGAGCCATCGAACTCAACCCCAAAGACCATCAGGCGTATAACAATCGGGGCTTACTGTTTGCGACGTCGGGAAAACTGAAAGAGGCCCGTGCCGACTTCGAACAGGTACTGCAAATCAAACCTGAAAGCATTGATGCGATGAATAACCTGGGATTTGCTTTGATGAATCTCAATGAAATCGACAAAGCGTTTGAGGTTTTGAATCAGGTCATCAAACTGGACCCCAAATATTTGAATGCTTATGACAATCGTGGGCTAGCCTGGCTGAAACAAAAAGAGTATGCCAAAGCAGCAGACGACTTTACGAGAGCCATTGAATTGAGTCCGCAGAAGTTGAAATTTTATCGCCAGCGGATGCTGGCCTACGAAAAACTGGAAGATACAAAAAAAGCAAAAGCAGATGCGGAAAAAATTGTCTGGCTGCAAAAACTGACATTGATCAACGAACGGATTGCCAAGGCACCGAAAGACACAAATGCAATTCTTGAGCGAGCTCAGTTTTATCTGGAGTCTGATATGCGCGAATCTGCGATGAAAGATTACGCCAAAATTGTTGAACTGACCCAGGATACAGGGCACGGCTATTACATTCGCGGTGCTCTTTACCTGGAAGAAAATAAGCTTGATCGCTGCATCCAGGAGTGCTCCCGGGCCATTAATATTGAGCCTAACCCCGAAGCCTATTCAGTTCGCGGGGATGCATTTATGAAACGAGGCGATGTGGAACATGCACTGCGTGATTTCGAGCGGGCGAAACGTATTGATGCAATTGTCGCAAAAGCATATCTGATGCGATCGAAATCGTTCAAGAAAAAAGGTGAACTGAAAAAAGCAGCGAAAGATTTCGAACGCGCTGTTGCCATCGACCCTTCGCTGGGGCCCGCCAAACTGAAGAAAGAAAAAACAGCTGCAAAACCGATCATTCGCCCCATTGACTAG
- a CDS encoding VanZ family protein — protein MNRYQTLIRTGLILYWLLLFTVTHIPLKKGTLPQGTDVPIHFIAYAGLSFLLTWWLSLKWDKLTLKRLIAVFVGVSLFGMLDEFLQGIPILQREPSLDDWVADTLGGLLGIAFYLLVHKPLRRLMQNFQNADKQP, from the coding sequence ATGAATCGATATCAAACGCTGATCCGCACCGGGCTTATTCTGTATTGGCTTTTGCTGTTTACCGTGACTCACATCCCCCTAAAAAAGGGAACACTCCCCCAAGGCACTGACGTCCCGATACACTTTATTGCGTATGCGGGGCTTTCCTTTCTGTTGACCTGGTGGCTCTCATTAAAATGGGATAAGCTGACTCTTAAGCGGCTGATCGCCGTCTTTGTCGGAGTCAGCCTGTTCGGCATGCTGGATGAATTTCTACAGGGAATTCCTATACTGCAGCGTGAGCCGAGTCTCGATGACTGGGTGGCCGACACACTGGGAGGTCTCTTGGGTATTGCGTTTTACCTGCTGGTTCACAAACCGCTTCGGCGGCTCATGCAAAACTTCCAGAATGCAGACAAGCAGCCATAG
- the zwf gene encoding glucose-6-phosphate dehydrogenase, giving the protein MANANSSIDLTTATILIFGASGDLTARKLIPALYDLWSEGFLSADLPIIGLARRSKTDEQFRNEQRDTVAQFTRTGTVTDEKWATFSKRLFYREVDITDESDHAKLKDSIEAVERETIGDIITKRVAYLATAPSLFYPAVQALSRAQMVPRNSDDEWLRVVIEKPFGHDLESAQQLSQQLSELLTEDQIYRIDHYLGKETVQNILLFRLSNSIFEPLLNRNHVDHVQITVAESQGIEHGRGGYYDRSGALRDVLQNHVLQLLCLIAMEPPALFSGEEIRDEKLKVLKTLAPGTKGPVSEWAVAGQYTAGQSFGQAVPGYREEERVPPDSTRETFVAMEVMVENWRWEGVPFYLRTGKRMPERVSEIAIQFKHPPMNLFTTVECDGDICSLVERKPNELIFRIQPKESISMKFSTKRPGMQYQIQPVTMDFAFEDAYHKSLPEAYERLLMDVLRGDSTLFTRSDELEAAWKFVTPVLDAWEKADHTPEPYYAGTWGPAAATALLNKSNRRWRTPATSKKE; this is encoded by the coding sequence ATGGCCAACGCAAATTCTTCAATCGATCTGACTACGGCAACCATCCTGATTTTTGGAGCCTCAGGCGACTTAACGGCCCGCAAATTAATTCCTGCGTTGTATGATTTATGGAGTGAAGGGTTTCTGTCTGCCGACCTTCCGATCATTGGTCTCGCACGGCGTTCAAAAACGGACGAACAATTTCGTAACGAACAGCGCGATACGGTTGCGCAATTTACCCGTACCGGAACGGTGACCGATGAAAAATGGGCTACGTTTTCCAAACGGCTTTTTTATCGTGAAGTCGACATCACAGACGAAAGCGATCATGCGAAACTCAAAGATTCAATTGAAGCAGTAGAACGCGAAACCATTGGCGATATCATCACCAAACGGGTTGCCTATCTGGCGACAGCGCCCTCTTTATTTTATCCCGCGGTACAGGCATTGTCTCGGGCACAGATGGTGCCGCGTAATTCAGATGATGAGTGGTTGCGGGTTGTCATTGAAAAACCGTTTGGGCACGACCTGGAATCGGCGCAGCAGCTGAGCCAGCAGTTGAGTGAGCTGTTAACCGAAGACCAGATTTATCGCATTGATCATTATCTGGGGAAAGAAACGGTTCAGAATATTCTGTTATTCCGATTGAGCAATTCGATCTTTGAGCCGTTGCTGAATCGGAATCATGTTGATCACGTTCAGATTACAGTAGCGGAATCGCAGGGAATCGAGCACGGGCGAGGTGGCTATTATGATCGTTCGGGCGCCCTGCGGGATGTGTTACAAAATCACGTACTGCAATTGTTGTGTCTGATCGCGATGGAACCTCCCGCCTTGTTCAGCGGAGAGGAAATCCGCGACGAGAAATTGAAAGTATTGAAAACACTGGCACCCGGGACGAAAGGCCCTGTGTCTGAATGGGCGGTTGCTGGCCAGTATACCGCCGGGCAATCATTTGGGCAGGCGGTTCCCGGCTACAGAGAAGAAGAGAGAGTGCCCCCCGACTCCACACGGGAAACTTTTGTGGCGATGGAAGTCATGGTAGAGAACTGGCGTTGGGAAGGTGTGCCGTTTTATCTGCGAACAGGTAAACGCATGCCTGAACGCGTGAGCGAGATCGCCATTCAGTTTAAGCATCCGCCAATGAATCTGTTTACGACTGTGGAATGCGATGGTGATATCTGTTCGCTGGTGGAACGCAAACCGAACGAATTGATTTTCCGGATTCAGCCCAAAGAATCGATTTCCATGAAGTTCTCAACGAAACGGCCCGGCATGCAGTATCAGATCCAGCCGGTGACGATGGATTTTGCGTTTGAGGATGCCTACCATAAAAGTCTGCCTGAAGCGTACGAGCGGTTGCTGATGGATGTTTTGCGTGGCGATTCGACTCTATTTACTCGAAGCGATGAACTGGAAGCAGCCTGGAAGTTTGTCACACCAGTATTGGATGCGTGGGAAAAAGCGGATCATACTCCCGAGCCGTATTATGCCGGTACTTGGGGACCTGCCGCTGCAACCGCGCTGTTGAATAAATCAAATCGGCGCTGGCGTACGCCTGCTACCAGTAAAAAAGAATAA
- a CDS encoding methylated-DNA--[protein]-cysteine S-methyltransferase has protein sequence MGQRTVAAPQIIADTGHKATLGDVSPAKLSVFSTEIGWCGLLGANTRVERLSMGHPSQDDVRQTVRRLWAEEHDDIADEIEEANWYPELRERLQNYFQGAVVDFRDVKLNLPRLTAFQSRVIGALKQIGYGELITYGELAAKAGAPRAARAVGTVMSSNRIPVLIPCHRVIASGGKLGGFSAPQGTSLKQHLLTMESEAQQ, from the coding sequence ATGGGTCAAAGAACTGTCGCTGCCCCCCAAATAATTGCAGATACAGGACATAAAGCCACTTTGGGGGACGTCTCCCCTGCAAAATTGTCCGTTTTCTCGACTGAAATTGGCTGGTGTGGGTTATTGGGCGCAAACACCAGGGTGGAACGGCTCAGCATGGGACACCCGTCTCAAGACGATGTTCGACAGACAGTCCGGCGACTCTGGGCAGAAGAACATGACGATATTGCGGATGAGATTGAAGAAGCCAACTGGTATCCAGAGTTACGTGAGCGTTTGCAGAATTATTTTCAAGGAGCGGTTGTCGACTTCCGGGACGTGAAGTTGAATCTCCCTCGGTTAACTGCATTTCAGAGTCGCGTCATCGGTGCTCTGAAGCAGATCGGTTATGGTGAACTGATTACCTATGGTGAGTTGGCTGCCAAGGCGGGCGCACCACGTGCTGCGCGTGCTGTGGGAACAGTGATGTCGTCAAATCGGATTCCCGTATTGATTCCCTGTCATCGTGTGATTGCCTCCGGGGGCAAGCTGGGGGGCTTCTCAGCACCTCAAGGGACTTCGCTCAAGCAGCATCTGTTAACAATGGAATCAGAGGCACAGCAATAA
- the ispG gene encoding (E)-4-hydroxy-3-methylbut-2-enyl-diphosphate synthase, translated as MQLPRNPTREVKIGAVVIGNAHPIAVQSMTATKTSNIDATVAQIHSLEQAGADIVRIAVDNKREAAALIEIRKQTSVPLTVDLQENYRLAEVIAPYVNKLRYNPGHLYHHEPEKPWQEKVRFIAEVAKANDCALRVGVNCGSVDPAKLEKYDPDDSISPMLESALDHCEFLESIDFTRFCVSLKDSDPAKVIEVNTRFAAQRPDIPLHLGVTEAGMPPDGVIKTRMAFEQLISKGIGDTIRVSLTVPNDRKGEEIEAGHTILNDIAAGRVRTVVDFDQKGLNIISCPSCSRVENEVFVDLAADVKKMTEYAKDHKITIAVMGCRVNGPGETDDADLGLWCGPNYVNLKKGSESLGRYSYDEILPRLKGELDSLIEQLPTNV; from the coding sequence TTGCAGTTACCACGAAATCCAACCAGAGAAGTGAAGATTGGTGCAGTTGTCATTGGGAATGCCCACCCGATCGCCGTTCAGAGTATGACAGCGACCAAAACCAGTAATATTGATGCGACTGTGGCCCAGATCCACTCACTGGAACAGGCTGGAGCCGATATCGTGCGGATTGCCGTCGACAATAAACGGGAAGCGGCAGCATTGATCGAAATCCGCAAACAGACGAGTGTCCCTTTGACGGTTGATTTGCAGGAGAATTATCGGCTGGCAGAGGTCATCGCACCCTATGTCAATAAACTGCGCTATAATCCGGGGCACCTGTATCATCATGAACCGGAAAAACCCTGGCAGGAAAAGGTTCGCTTCATTGCTGAAGTTGCGAAAGCCAATGATTGTGCGCTACGGGTAGGCGTCAATTGTGGGTCGGTCGATCCGGCGAAACTGGAAAAGTATGATCCCGATGATTCCATTTCTCCTATGCTGGAAAGTGCGCTGGATCATTGTGAATTTCTGGAGTCTATTGACTTCACCCGTTTCTGTGTCTCTCTCAAGGATTCTGATCCCGCGAAAGTCATTGAAGTCAATACCCGTTTTGCTGCGCAACGTCCCGATATTCCACTTCACCTGGGAGTAACGGAAGCAGGCATGCCTCCTGATGGCGTCATCAAAACCAGAATGGCGTTTGAGCAATTGATCAGTAAAGGTATTGGGGATACGATTCGCGTTTCTCTGACAGTTCCCAATGATCGCAAGGGAGAGGAGATTGAAGCCGGACACACGATTCTGAATGATATTGCCGCCGGTCGCGTACGGACGGTTGTTGATTTTGACCAGAAAGGGTTGAACATCATCAGCTGTCCCAGTTGTTCGCGCGTCGAAAACGAAGTTTTCGTGGATCTGGCGGCTGATGTCAAAAAGATGACTGAGTATGCCAAAGATCATAAAATTACGATTGCCGTCATGGGCTGCCGGGTAAATGGCCCCGGAGAAACGGATGATGCCGACCTCGGCCTCTGGTGTGGCCCCAATTATGTCAATCTGAAAAAAGGGAGCGAATCGCTGGGCCGTTATTCCTATGATGAGATTCTGCCGCGGCTCAAAGGCGAACTTGATTCCCTGATCGAACAGCTGCCGACAAACGTCTAA
- a CDS encoding GNAT family N-acetyltransferase, whose protein sequence is MGYSITQATPSDNQDELLALINRNFKKTDSHWFNWSHQQNPFGENYCWLAREEAAGQLIGSTGLLTRRMNYNGHPFAVGQAESINIDKEHRSAQAALKLQRALISHLPDTDFNFVYGMTDTASAIFKRCRYKEVGTFQHWVKPIRCEYKFKERIRSTILRKSVSTVIDLALRAYSLESHTFLSHRNIVNYDAPIDERFETLFNENSKDIVMVERTREFLEWRFRREPSTRFHIMTLENRERELLGYMIYVLGESGRSGDYAAGIQDFFYRDLKSLKQMLAAFCHHSRQIGLESIVINYFGREEVSRLLSRFGFFQRHSDTKVFVYANPKFQDFKLESILDPNRWHLTNAELLS, encoded by the coding sequence ATGGGTTACTCAATCACTCAGGCGACCCCGAGTGACAATCAGGATGAGCTGTTGGCTTTGATTAATCGGAATTTTAAGAAGACCGATTCTCACTGGTTTAACTGGTCTCATCAGCAGAACCCGTTCGGCGAGAATTACTGCTGGTTAGCCAGAGAAGAAGCAGCCGGGCAACTGATCGGTTCTACCGGTCTATTGACTCGCCGCATGAACTATAACGGGCATCCCTTTGCTGTGGGGCAGGCCGAATCGATTAATATCGACAAAGAACATCGCTCTGCTCAGGCCGCGTTGAAACTGCAGCGCGCATTGATTTCACATTTACCCGATACGGATTTCAATTTTGTTTATGGCATGACCGATACTGCTTCAGCGATCTTCAAACGTTGCCGCTATAAAGAAGTAGGCACATTTCAACACTGGGTCAAGCCGATCCGTTGTGAGTACAAATTCAAAGAACGAATTCGTTCTACGATTTTACGGAAAAGTGTCTCGACTGTCATTGATCTGGCACTACGTGCTTATTCGTTGGAGTCACATACTTTTCTGTCTCACCGGAATATCGTCAATTATGACGCGCCCATCGATGAACGCTTTGAAACTCTATTCAATGAAAACTCCAAAGACATTGTGATGGTTGAGCGAACCCGCGAGTTTCTGGAATGGCGTTTTCGTCGAGAGCCCAGCACACGTTTTCATATCATGACTCTTGAAAATCGAGAACGGGAACTATTGGGGTACATGATTTACGTGTTGGGAGAGTCGGGACGCAGCGGTGACTACGCGGCGGGCATTCAGGACTTCTTTTATCGTGATTTGAAATCATTGAAACAAATGCTGGCTGCGTTTTGCCATCATAGTCGACAGATTGGTTTGGAATCGATCGTGATCAACTATTTTGGGCGGGAAGAGGTTTCCAGACTACTGTCACGTTTTGGATTCTTCCAACGACACTCAGACACCAAGGTATTTGTGTACGCCAATCCCAAATTCCAGGATTTCAAACTGGAATCAATTCTCGATCCGAATCGCTGGCACCTGACAAATGCCGAACTGCTTTCCTGA
- a CDS encoding outer membrane protein assembly factor BamB family protein, with amino-acid sequence MSGGFLDEPNFKDGRSQAGDQRSVSDFLFVSFNSRVLALDRDTGELLWNWKAPKGRSNYVSILVDDEQLFVSVDGYTYCLDPYTGQQIWFNPLKGFGYGIPTLATAEFHTNAASAAEIITREQRRQDNGAQ; translated from the coding sequence ATGAGTGGCGGATTTCTGGACGAGCCAAATTTTAAAGACGGTCGATCTCAGGCAGGCGATCAACGCTCGGTTTCCGACTTCCTGTTCGTCAGTTTTAATTCACGGGTGCTTGCCTTGGATCGCGATACAGGAGAGTTACTCTGGAACTGGAAAGCCCCTAAAGGCCGTTCAAACTATGTCTCAATTCTTGTCGACGATGAACAGCTCTTTGTTTCCGTCGACGGTTACACCTATTGCCTGGATCCCTATACGGGTCAGCAAATCTGGTTCAATCCGCTCAAAGGATTTGGATACGGAATCCCGACATTAGCCACTGCAGAGTTTCATACCAATGCGGCGTCGGCGGCTGAGATCATCACGCGAGAGCAGCGGAGACAGGATAACGGAGCGCAATAG
- a CDS encoding pyridoxal phosphate-dependent aminotransferase has protein sequence MALPLSDFAQSLTVETAFSVLAVAKQLKAEGKDVVELEVGDSPFDSTASAKSTGIEAIQNNQSHYCASPGIPEFRKAAADFVSREFQVDAKPENIVVGPGAKVFEQFFCEAFLNPGDGVLVFSPYFPTYLPNIERRGARMVLSDLKQENNFSPNLADIEKFLAEDPSPKAIFLNSPHNPTGGVIAESELKAIADLIRGKNIAVFSDEPYCHMVWQGKHHSILAQPGMIDQCVSAYTFSKSYSMSGWRLGFCVASEEVATSIGKMVNTTLSCTPPLVQLAGAAALNNDSKERDEVMLKFREKVVLLTNKLNQIENFHALDPHATFYVFVNVAPVCNELGITSHGLALYLLEGADDKFGIACLGGECFGDAGHGFLRFSCAEPNDRLEQAIDFIPEAISRKDRIASYLESHPGARLESPYPV, from the coding sequence GTGGCTTTACCATTAAGCGATTTCGCTCAGTCTCTTACCGTCGAAACAGCATTCAGCGTCCTGGCCGTAGCCAAACAACTCAAAGCGGAAGGCAAAGATGTTGTTGAGCTCGAAGTGGGAGACAGTCCGTTTGACAGTACTGCTTCCGCAAAATCTACTGGTATTGAAGCCATTCAAAATAATCAGTCGCACTACTGTGCATCCCCGGGAATTCCCGAGTTCCGTAAAGCGGCTGCCGACTTTGTCTCGCGTGAATTTCAGGTCGACGCAAAACCCGAAAACATTGTCGTCGGTCCGGGCGCCAAAGTATTCGAGCAGTTCTTCTGTGAAGCCTTTTTGAACCCCGGTGATGGCGTACTGGTTTTCAGTCCCTATTTCCCGACCTATCTACCCAACATCGAACGCCGCGGCGCACGCATGGTGCTTTCCGATCTCAAACAGGAAAACAATTTCAGCCCAAACCTGGCTGACATCGAAAAATTCCTGGCCGAAGATCCCTCTCCGAAAGCAATCTTTCTGAACTCGCCCCACAATCCTACGGGAGGGGTCATTGCCGAGTCCGAGCTGAAAGCCATCGCCGACTTGATTCGCGGAAAAAATATTGCTGTCTTCAGCGACGAACCCTACTGCCATATGGTCTGGCAGGGAAAACACCATTCGATTCTTGCACAGCCGGGAATGATCGATCAATGTGTGTCCGCTTACACCTTCAGTAAATCCTACAGCATGAGTGGCTGGCGTCTGGGTTTCTGCGTTGCTTCAGAAGAAGTCGCAACTTCCATCGGAAAAATGGTCAACACCACGCTTTCCTGTACACCTCCTCTGGTTCAGTTAGCTGGTGCGGCTGCGCTCAATAACGATTCGAAAGAACGCGATGAAGTCATGCTGAAGTTCCGCGAAAAAGTGGTTCTGCTAACGAACAAATTGAATCAGATCGAGAACTTCCATGCCCTTGATCCCCACGCCACGTTTTACGTGTTTGTCAACGTAGCGCCCGTCTGCAACGAACTCGGCATCACCAGTCATGGCTTGGCCCTGTATCTGTTGGAAGGGGCCGACGATAAGTTTGGCATCGCCTGCCTGGGTGGTGAGTGTTTTGGTGACGCAGGACACGGATTTTTACGTTTCAGTTGTGCAGAACCGAATGATCGCCTGGAACAGGCGATCGACTTTATTCCAGAAGCGATTTCCCGCAAAGATCGTATAGCCAGTTATCTTGAGTCACACCCAGGCGCGCGTCTGGAATCACCTTATCCGGTTTAA
- a CDS encoding YHS domain-containing protein, which translates to MKLTRFVMTAALLASLAFFNQGLDAKEKQKAKQAPVALDGNCAVCLVKGQKVVKGSAEHSVVYDGQTYLFPSEEVKNVFVANPAKYVPALNGDCSVCFAHHDGVRNPGKIDHVSFYQGRVFLFPNTQIKSVFDQSPQKYADVDLACDGKCIVCKIDGGKDVPGKPEFTAIYKGKRYQFPSETVMQKFQSNPAKYVGKKAGAQKTSSTTTPASQLVSIKGTTGCAACEYGVHPKKDPNTLGLAVKSGDGKIYVIEGAHDSHPSLYKKRFESLKVSVKGKQIAQQGKFVWLEPQFIEKLQ; encoded by the coding sequence ATGAAGTTAACCCGATTCGTAATGACCGCCGCCTTGCTGGCATCCCTTGCTTTTTTTAATCAGGGACTCGATGCCAAAGAAAAACAGAAGGCGAAACAAGCACCTGTTGCGCTTGATGGCAATTGTGCCGTCTGCCTGGTGAAAGGTCAGAAAGTTGTTAAAGGGAGCGCAGAACATTCCGTCGTATATGACGGCCAGACCTATCTGTTCCCTTCTGAGGAGGTTAAAAATGTGTTTGTCGCCAACCCGGCAAAGTATGTTCCCGCGTTGAACGGCGATTGCTCTGTCTGTTTTGCTCATCATGATGGCGTGCGTAATCCTGGTAAGATTGATCATGTGAGTTTTTATCAGGGACGGGTTTTCCTCTTCCCAAATACTCAGATCAAGTCTGTTTTTGATCAATCGCCACAGAAATATGCCGATGTAGATCTGGCTTGCGACGGGAAATGCATTGTGTGCAAAATCGATGGCGGGAAAGATGTTCCCGGCAAACCGGAATTCACCGCGATCTACAAAGGCAAGCGTTATCAGTTTCCTAGTGAAACTGTGATGCAGAAATTTCAGTCCAACCCTGCTAAATACGTCGGTAAAAAAGCAGGAGCTCAAAAAACAAGCAGCACAACAACTCCTGCCTCTCAACTGGTTTCTATTAAAGGGACAACCGGTTGTGCTGCCTGTGAATATGGCGTTCACCCCAAAAAAGATCCCAACACGTTAGGGCTGGCTGTAAAAAGCGGCGACGGCAAGATTTATGTGATCGAGGGGGCTCACGATTCACACCCCAGTCTTTACAAGAAGCGTTTTGAGAGTCTGAAGGTCAGCGTGAAAGGTAAGCAAATTGCACAACAAGGCAAATTTGTCTGGCTGGAACCGCAGTTCATTGAAAAGCTTCAGTAG